A segment of the Acidimicrobiales bacterium genome:
ACCGTCCGCTGCTCTTCCAGGACCTCCTCGTGGGCGGCCAGCGAGACATCTGGGTGCAGCACCTGGCGGCCGACCCCGACGCCGGGTGGGTCGCGTTCGACGCACGGCTCGCGGGTCAGCCCCGCTCCTGCACCCTCGAGTGGGTGGCCGACGACGGCCGCTTCGTCGATCCCTGCGACGGCACCGTCGTGCCCGCCGACGGCGGCGATCAGCCCGGCTACCCCACGCGCGTCGACGACGACGGGCTGCTGGTCGTCGACCTCACGCCGGAGGGCCGGCCGGGTCGGGGCACCACGACGTCCACCACGGCACCCTCGGCGGCGCGCCCCCGCCCCTAGAAGTGGGCGAGGATCTCGGCCCGCTGCACCTTCGACGTGCCGGTGCGGGGCAGGTCGTCCACCACCACCACGCGCTGCGGGGCCTTGTACTCGGCCAGCCGGGTACGGGCCCAGGCGACCAGCTCGTCCGGCGTGATCGACGATCCCTCGGCCAGCCTCACCGCGGCGACCGGCACCTCGCCCATGCGGTCGTCGGGCAGGCCCACCACCGCGGCCTCGAGCACGTCCGGGTGCTCCTCGAGCGCGGCCTCGACCTCGATGGCGTACACCGAGTAGCCGCCGTGCTTGATCACGTCCTTCTTGCGGCCCGCGAACAGCACCGTGCCGAACGGCCCCTTGCGCGCCAGGTCGCCGGTGCGCAGCCAGCCCTCGGGTGTCACCACCGCGGCGGTGGCCTCGGGGTCGTTGTGGTAGCCGCGCAGCACGCCCGGGCCCTTCACCCAGAGCTCGCCCACCTGGCCGGGCACGACCTCGTGCCCGTGATCGTCGACGACCTTCATCCGGTACCGGGGGAGGGCCATGCCGAGGGCATCGCCGGGGATGAGGGCCAGGAACGGGAGCGACAGCTTGGCCGCGGCCCCGCCGGCCAGCTCCACCATCCCGTACCCCTCCATGAACACGGCTTGGCCGACGCTGCGGTGCACCAGTGGAAGGGTGACGAGGGCGCCCATCCTCTGGAAGCGGCGGGCCAGCTCGGGCGGCATCACGTCGGCCCCGGACGCCCACAGCCGCACCGACGACAGGTCGCGCTGCTCGGCGCCGGCCTCGAGGAGCATCCGGTACATCGCCGGGACCCCGATGAACATGGTGCAGCGCCTGGTCTCGATGGCGTCGAGCACCACGTCGGGCCGGAACTTGGGCAGCACGTAGGCGGGGATGCCGGCGGTCGCCAGGCCGAGCAGGGTGACGAAGCCCATGATGTGCGGCACCGGCAGGGCCACCACGGCCTCGTCCCGTCGCAGGTCGGCGGGCCACAGGGCGCCGGTGGCCAGCTGGCCCACGAGCGCCTGGTGGGTGAGCTCCGCCCCCTTGGGCCTCCCGGTGGTGCCCGACGTGTAGAAGAGGGCGGCGACCTGCGCCGGCGGCACCGGCTCGGCCCGCCCGAGCGGCTGGGCCCCGTCCACCTGGTGCACGCTCTCGACCACGAGCCGGGCCCCGGCGTCGCTCACCACGTGGCGCACCTCGTCCGGCCGCATCTGGGTGTTCACCGGCACGGGGAGGGCACCGGCGCGGGCCGCGGCCAGGCACAGCAGCAGCAGCTCGTAGCCGTTGCGGGTGTGGATCACCACCCGGTCGCCGGGGTCGACCTCGGCCCGGATGCCCCCGGCCCAGCGGTCGACCCGCTTGGCCGCCTGGGCGTACGTGAGCCGCAGGCCGGTGCCGTCCTCCTCGGCCAGGGCCCCGCTGCCGTGGATGTGCGCCAGGCGCTCGAGGATCGTGCCCAGGGTGTGGTCGCGCTGCAGGGCCAGGCGGGCACGGGCGACAGCGCGGCCGATCACGCCAGCAGTCTGGACGACCCGACCCGTCCCGGGCCAGACCGGCCGCCCCCGGCGGCCGAGGCGGCTTGCGAGTCCGTTCTCCGGCGGGTTCACCACCCCGGCGGTGGTCGACGAGGCGGAGAACGGCCGGGCAACGGGCCGCCGCGGGGCCCCGACCGCCCGGCGGGACCTTCGCCCCTGGGCGCGTGCGACCGCCGGCGCACGATGGGTGCGCACCGACGGGCACCCCTCGCCCGTCGGGCCCCCTCGAGTCGAGGTGATGAGCGATGAGCGAGGTCACGAGCTTCTGCTCCTCGTGCGGTCGGCCGGTCACGCCCGGCGCCCACTTCTGCACCGGCTGTGGCGCCCCGGTCGGCCCCGGGGACCCAGCCGCGGGACCCCCGACCGGCCCGCCCCCCGGCCCCCCCGGCCCCACCGCTCCCCCGCCGCCTCCCCCGCCGCCCCCCGGCCCGGCCGCGCCCCTGCCCTACCCGCCCCCGGCCGAGGGGCCGAAGCGGCGCCGCACCACCCTGGCGCTCGTCCTCAGCGGCGTCGGGGTCCTGGCCGTGGTCGCGCTGGTGGTCGGCGTGCTGGTCCTCGCCGGCGGCGACGAGGCCGGCGGTGAGGTCTTCCTCGAAGCCGCCGCCACCTCGGGGCCCGATCCCTTCACCGACAGCACCGCGGCGCTCCCCACCGACATGACCGCCCCCACCGTGCCGTCCACCACCTCGACGGCCAGCACGTCCACGGCCAGCACCTCGACGACGGCGAGGGGCGCCACGACGGTCACGGCGGTGGCCGGTGACCAGGTCGGCCTGTACGGCGGCTCCCTGAACCAGGCCACGTGCGACGTGGAGCGCCAGATCACCTACCTGCAGCAGAACCGCGACAAGGCCGCAGCCTTCGCCCAGGTCCTCGGCATCCCCGTGGGCGACATCCCCGGCTACTTGCGCTCGCTCACCCCGATGGTGCTGACCCGCGACACCCGGGTCACGAACCACGGGTTCAGCAACGGCCGGGCCACCGCCCGCCAGGCGGTGCTGCAGGCCGGCACCGCCGTGCTGGTCGACGTGTACGGCGTGCCCCGGGTGAAGTGCGGCTGCGGCAACCCGCTGACCCCACCGGTCCCCACCTCCGGCCGGCCCCGCTACCGGGGCAACCCGTGGCCGGGCTTCTCCCCCACCCGCATCACCGTCATCACCCAGGTGAACGTCCAGATCAACATCTTCGTGATCGTCGACGTCATCTCCGGGGGCGGCATCAACCGGCCGCCGGGGTGGCCGCCCGACCGTGACGACCCGATCCCAGGCGAGGAGATCTGCATCGAGTACCCGACGTTCCCCGGCTGCGAGGAGGGCCCACCCCCCGAAGGCACCGTGCCCCCGACCGTCACCGTGCCGGAGGAGCCGACGCTCGGCTCCGGCGACGTGCAGGTGACCCTGCGCTGGAGCAGCACCGCCGACCTCGACCTTGCCGTCACCGACCCCACCGGCGCCCGCATCAGCTACGAGGCCACCAGTTCGCCCAGCGGGGGCCAGCTCGACGTGGACGCCAACGGTGCCTGCGCCGGCGACCCACCCGTCGAGAACGTCTTCTGGCCCCCCGGGCAGGCCCCCCTCGGCGAGTACCTGCTCGAGGTCCACTACTACGGCGAGTGCGCCGGTGAGGGACCCCAGAGCTTCACCCTCGCCTTCGTCTCCAACGGAGGCCTCGCTCCCATCGTGCCCGCCGCGCTGCACGCCGGGAGCGGGGAGCCCGAGATCGTGCTGGTCGCCACCGACGTGGAGGCCACCGCCGGCGGGGCGCTGCGCCAGGAGTACTCGGGCAGCCTCCCGCCGGGCGGCACCATCCTGTTCAAGGCGAACCACCCCGCCGCGCCACCTCCGGGCGGCGAGCAGCCCCCGACGCCCCCGGCGCCCGTGCTGCCCACGCCGCAGCCGCCCGTCGAGCCCCCGCCGCAACCGCCCACCGAACCCCCACCGGGCAGCACGGCGGCCGACTGCGCGCCGACGGGCGTGCAGGCCAGCGCCGGGACGTGGCCGGGCGGCACCGACCTGGGCCTGCCGGCCACCGTGACGTGGCAGGCGCCCAGCGGCTGCGAGGTGCAGTCGTACACGGTGACGGCGCTGCAGGGCGGGTCGGCGACCGGCTCCAAGTCGGTGGCCGCCGGCACCACCCAGACGACGTTCACCGTGTGGGGCAACAACCCGGCGGCGAGCTGGACGTTCCAAGTTGTGGCGGTGGTCGGCGGCGCCACGAGCCCGGCGGCCACGTCGAACGAGCTGTCGCTCGACTGCAGCCCGTACGGCTCGGGGGAGCCCGGACCCGAGCAGATGGCCTACACGCTCTGCATGCACGATCCCACGGCCGACGACCCCGTCGGTGGAGGTGGCGTCGCGCCCCAGCCGTAGCCGGGTCGGCCCCGGCTCAGAGCTTCTGGAGGGGCGCCCAGGCGAGGAGCAGGCGCTTCTCGCCCACGCCCGGGAAGCGCACGACCGCCTCGGCCTTGTCGCCCTCGCCGGTGACGTCGAGCACCACGCCCTCGCCCCAGGCGTTGTGGCGCACGTCGTCACCCCGCCTGAGCCCGAGACGGTCGGCGCCGCTCGGGCTCGGCCGGTTGCCCGCGGCCACCGCCCGATCGACGATGCGCTCCCGGGCCTCGGAGCGGCGATCGCCACCCCAGCCCGATCCGCCGCCCCAGCCGTCGCGATCCCACCCGGCGCTCCGCTCGCGGCCGAGGCGCCGACCCTCGCCCGTGGTCTCGACCAGCTCGGCCGGGATCTCGTCGAGGAACCGGCTGGGCGGGTTGTACTGGGTGGAGCCGAAGATGGTGCGGCTCCAGGCGTGGCTGAGGTAGAGCCGCTCACGCGCCCTGGTGATGCCCACGTAGGCCAGGCGGCGCTCCTCCTCCAGCTGGTCGGGCTCGCCCAGCGAGCGCAGGTGGGGGAAGACGCCGTCCTCGCAGCCGACCATGAAGACGACGGGGAACTCGAGGCCCTTGGCCGCGTGCAGGGTCATGAGCACGACCTGGCTGGCGTCCTCCCCGGGGGCGGGCAGCTCGTCGGTGTCGGCGACCAGGCCCACCTGCTCCAGGAACTCGTCGACGCCGTCGAAGTCCTTGGCCACCCCCACCAGCTCGGCCAGGTTCTCGAGCCGGCCGTCGGCCTCGACGGAGTGCTCGGCCTCGAGCTCCTGGGCGTAGCCGCTGCGCTCCAGGGCCGCGTGCAGCACGGCTGCGGGACCGTCGGGCACCAGCTCGGCCAGCCCGTCGATCAGCTCGACGAACCGCGCGATGCCGCGCAGGGCCGGGCCGCTGGCGCCGGCGTCGTCGGCCCGGCGCAGGGCCTGGGCGAAGGTCAGGCCGTGGGCGGCGGCCCACGCGTCGAGACGACCGACCGTGGTGTCGCCGACCCCCCGCTTCGGTACGTTGAGCACCCGCTTCACGCTGACCTCGTCGGCCGGGTTCACCACCGCCTTCAGGTAGGCCAGGGCGTCCTTGATCTCCCGGCGGTCGTAGAACCGGGTGCCGCCCACCACCTTGTAGGGGATCCCGGCTCGCATCAGGCCCTCCTCCACCACCCGGCTCTGGGCGTTGGTGCGGTGGAACACGGCGATGTCGCCCCACCGGTAGCCCTCGGCGTCGTGCAGCGCGCCGGCGGTGTGGGCGACCCACTGGGCCTCGTCGCCCTCGTCGTCGGCCTGGTAGCGGGTGATGGCGGGCGCCGGCTCCCTGGTCGGTCCAGAGCTCCTTGGGCTTGCGGCCCAGGTTGTTGGCGATCAGGGCGTTGGCGGCGTCGAGGATCGTCTGCGTCGATCGGTAGTTCTGCTCGAGCAGGATCACCGTGACGTCGGGGAAGGCCTGCTCGAACTCGAGGATGTTGCGGATGTCGGCGCCACGAAAGTTGTAGATCGAGTTGTGCACGAGCAGGCCGCTCGCGAGGTACGTGTGGGTGCGCTCGACCTCCAGGTCGAACACGGGGCCGTCGTAGGCCTCGACGTCGACCCCCGCGACGGGGGCCTCGCGGAGCACGCCGGCGTCGTGCACGAGCACCCGCATCCCGGGCCGGAGGTGGGCGAGGGGAGCGAGGTCGTAGATCGTGCCGCCCACCGACACCCGGCGCCGCAGCCCCAGCCCCCCGGCCGCCGCGGCCGCCCGGGCGAGCGCGAGCGCCTCGGGGTACTCGTCGTGACCGGTCTCCAGCCGAGCCGTGCCGGCGAGCGTCCCCGCGCGCACGGGGAGGCCGGCGGCGCGCAGCCCGGCGGCCGCGTCGTCACTCGACGACCACTGCACCCGGTGCCGGCCCACGGCCGTGCCGCGCGCATCCGAGAACATGGTGAGGTCGACGGTCGGGCGGCGGCCGCCGCCGTCGGGCCGCACGTGCGGGAAGCCCGGGTGGAGCGACAGCCCGTCGAGCAGGCGCTTCGCGCTGCGAGCCGTGTCCAGCTCGAGGTAGAGGCGCTCCCGCCACTCCTCGTCGTCCGCCTCGCCGGCCACGCCCCGGAACGGTGTCGTGGGAAGGCCGTGCTCGGCGGCGTGGAAGGCCTCGCCGTAGGCCGCCTCGGCCGACGAGGCGCACACCTGCAGGATCCACGCCGCGTCGGCGTGCTCCCGGTCGAGGAGAGCGCCGAGCCCGCCGTCGTGGCGACCGGCCCCGACGGCACCCATCGGCTCCGTCCGCCCGATCCGGTAGCCCCGATCCGATCGATGCATGAGGTACACGAGGTGGTGGCTCGGACCGAGGGCGAGGCGCGCCGGCACGAGGTGGTGGGGCGTTCCCCGCAGCTCGCGGCCACCCGCCGCCACGGTGACGAGCGGGCCGGCGTAGTGGCCCCGCGCCACGGCGGCGACCCGGCCGGCCACCGGATCGACCCGACCACCGGTGCCCACCACCACGTCGCCCGCGGCGACCGCCTCGATCGGCACCGCCCCTGACGGCGTGGTCACCAGGGTCCCGGGCGGCAGGCACTGGTCGCTGTCGCCGACCACGCACACGTTGCGGTGGTCGGCGGCGAGGGCCAACACGAGCTCGTTCTGGGCGTGGTTGGTGTCCTGGTACTCGTCGACCAGGATGTGCTGGAAGCGCTCCTGGTAGTGGGCCAGCACGTCGGGGTGCTCGCGGAACAGCCGCACCACGTTGGCCAGGAGATCGTCGAAGTCCATGGCGCCGGCCTTGTGCAGGCGAGCCTGGTACTCGGCGTACACGTCGGCGATCCGGCGGTCGAAGATCGTGGCGGCCCGCTCGGCCTGGTCGGCCGGCCCGAGCAGCTCGTTCTTGGCCGCGCTGATGGCGGCGTGGACGCCCCGGGGAGGGAACCGCTTGGCGTCGATGTTCTTGTCGCGCAGGACGTAGCCGGTGAGCCGCACGGCGTCGGCCTGGTCGTAGATCGTGAAGCTCGACGGGTAGCCGAGCAGATGACCGTCGCGGCGCAGGATCCGCACGCAGGCGGCGTGGAACGTGCTCACCCACATCTTGCGAGCGACCGGCCCGACCAGCTGCTCGACCCGGTGCCGCATCTCGTCGGCGGCCTTGTTGGTGAAGGTGATGGCGAGGATGCGGTAGGGGGAGACGCCGTGCTCGGCGATCAGGTGGGCGATGCGGTGGGTGAGCACCCGGGTCTTGCCCGACCCGGCCCCGGCGACGATGAGCAGGGGCCCGTCGCCGTGGGCCGCGGCCTCGCGCTGCACCGGGTTGAGGCCTTCGAGGAGGGACGCCATCGCCATGCCATCCTACGGCCGGGTGGTGTCGGCCCTCGGGCACGCCGGTCAGCCGGCGGTGGGCTCCAGCCGCTCCCGGAAGAACTCGAGAACCTGGTGCAGCGCCTCGGCGGTGGGGTGGCCGGGCTCGTCGACGAGGTGCTCGGTGAGCACGGAGTGCGAGGCGCCGCTGAGCCCCCACGGGTTGCCCGGCGACGAGTCGATCTCGACCGAGAGGAACCGCTCGCCGAGCAGCCGGCGGAGCGACGCGAAGCGGGCCGCAGGCACGAAGCGGTCGTGGGTGAACCGCAGCCCGAGCACGTCGCAGCCCGCCTCGGCACGCTCCCGCACCCGGGCCTCGTCGGCGGGCGAGAGCCCCAGATCGGCGGAGCGGCCCGGCCCGACGGCGAAGGGCAGCGACGGCTGCGAGAGCACCGGGGCCACGACCCCGTCGTCGACCATCATGGCCAGGGCGAAGCCGCCCGTGAAGCACATCCCCAGCGCGCCCACGCCCGGACCCCCGCACTCGGCGTGCACCTGGCGGGCCAGGGCCCGGCACCAGGCCACGATGGGCGAGGTCCGGCCGGTGGCCCAGGTGGTGAACTCCCGCGACACGCACCCCCACGCCAGCTGGCGAGCACCGTACGTCGGCGACATCGGCTTGCCCGGCTCGCCGAACAGGCAGGGCAGCACGGCCGTGAACCCGGCGTCGGCCACCCGCCGACCGAACCCCGCGACGGCCGGCGTGATGCCCGGCATCTCGTGCATGACCACCACGCCCGGGCCCTCGCCTCGGCGGAACACGGTGCGGGTGGCGCCCTGCCACGTGAACGAGCCCCGCTGGAAGTCGGCGAGGTCGTCGTGCGGCGCCACGCTCAGCCGATGGGTCGGCGGGCGCCCGTGAGGTTGTCGCGCCAGACCGAGGCGTACTTCACGACGTCGCCGGTGTGCGGTGCGTGGATCATCTGGCCGTTGCCCACGTAGAGGCCCACGTGGTGGACGTCGGGGTAGAAGAACACCAGGTCACCTGGCTGGAGCTGGTCGATCGGCACCGCGGGCAGGGCGTCCCACTGGGCGAACGACGACCGGGGGAGGCTGACCCCGATCTGGCGGTACGCCCACACCACCAGCCCCGAGCAGTCGAAGCCCTCCGACGGCGAGGTGCCGGCGTAGCGGTAGGGCACCCCCAGCTGGCTCTGGGCCGCGGCGATCACCTCGCCGACGCGACCGTTGACCGGGGGGAGGGGAGCGAGGGGCTGGGGCGTGGGGCGGGCTGCGCCCCCGCCGCCGCCACCACCGCCACCGCTCGACGGCCGGGACGGCACCGCCGGCGGCACGGCCCGGGCGGCGGCGGCCTGGGCCTCGGCCCGCGCCCGGCGGGCCTCCTCGTCGGCCCGCCGCTGCTGCTCCTCGGCCACCAGGGTGGCCAGCTCGCCCTGCACCCGTGCGAGCAGCTGGGTCTGCTGGTCGACGGCGGCGTCGGCCTCGGCGGTCTGCCCCTCCATCTCGGACTCGACCGCGGCGGCCTCGTCGCGCGCCGTGGCGAGGGCATCCCGGCTCACCCGGGCGTCCTCCTCGGCGGCGCGCAGATCGTCGATCACCCGGCGGTCACGGCGAAGGGCGGCGTCGACGTAGCCCACCCGCTGGCCCAGGTCCGAGCCGTCGCTGCTCAGGATCGACACCAGGCCGGAGTCGGCGTCGACGTTCACGTAGGCGCGCACGGCCCAGTCCTGCAGGCGGAGGCGGGCCTGGTCCTCCTGCTGGGTGGTGCGCTCGAGCGCGACCTGGTTGTCGGCCACCTGGCGCTCGAGCTCGTCCAGCCGGGACTGGGCCTGGTGGTGCTGCTCGGCCAGCACGCTGACGCGGTCCTGGAGCTGCTCGAGCTCGTCGGCCACCCGCTGCGCCTCGGCTCGCTTCTCGGCGATGCTGTCGGCCGCGGCGGGGGGGACGAGCGCGACCACTGGCAGCACGGCGAGGAGGGCCAGGAGCAGCACCCGGATCGGGGCCGGCACGCGGTGCCGGTGGCGGCGCGGGTCCGTCACAGGACCGTCATGCTACCGGCGGGAGCCCTCCAGGGCCAGCAGCCCCGCCGCTGGCGGCGCCGACACCGGTCCCCACCGGCCACGACGCCCGCCCGGACCGGCTCAGCCCGCTGCGGCGGTGGCCGCCTCGGCGAGCAGGGCCGACAGGCGGCTCTCGCAGCGGCCGTACTTCACCCGGTAGCCGCCATGGCGGTACGTGTCGGGGAACAGCTGGTCGACCCGGCAGCCCGACAGGCCCACGGTGAGGCCGGCGTCGTACAGCTCGTCGACGAGGTGCACGACGAGCAGCGCGTCCCCCTGGTTGGCGATGGGGTGGACGCCGTGGACGGCGACGGCGTCGAGCCCGTCGAGCAGCGCGCCGACCTGCACCGGGTGCACCACTCGGAGGTGGGCGAGCAGCTCGTCGAAGCGGTCCTCGGCGACGGTGCTGCCCGCCGCCCGCCACCCCTCGGCCAGGGAGTCGAGCTCCCCGGGCGCGCAGAGCTCGGTGACCACGCGCTGGCCGGCGCGGTAATCGGGCCCGTCGATCCGGATCACCTCGAAGTGCGAGGCGATGGCCGCGATCTCCCGGCGGAAGTCGTCGGCGTGGAACCGCCCCTCGCCCAGCCGGTCCGGCAGGGAGTTGGACGTGGTGACGACCAGCGTCCCGGCGCCGACCACCGCTCGCAGGAACGTGACCGTCATCAGCGTGTTGGCGACGTCGTCGAGCTCGAACTCGTCGATGCAGAGGAGCCGGCACCCGGCGAAGGCCTCGACGGCCGCCTCCATGCCGAGGAAGCCGATCACGGCCGCCAGCTCGGCGAACGTGAGGTAGGCCGACGGCCGTGGCGACTCGTGCCACAGGGCCGCCAGCAGGTGGGTCTTGCCCACGCCGAAGCCACCGTCGAGGTACCGACCGGGGGCCTCGCCGGGCGACTCGGCGCCGGCCCGGCGGCGGCGGAACCGGCCCCGTCCCCGGCCTCCGAGCCCGCCGCCCGGGCCGTCCGCCCCGGTCTCGAGCCGACTCGCCACCGCCCGCACCGCGGCCAGCGCCTCGGCCTGGCTGGGGTGGCCGGGGTTGGGCCGGTAGGTGTCGAACCGCACGTCGGCGAAGCGGTGCGGCGGCACGCAGCGCGCCACGACGAGATCGGCGGCGAGGGCGGGCCGGCGATCGACGAGCCGGACGGGGTGGGGTCTCGTCACTCCCACTCGATGGTGCCGGGCGGCTTGGACGTGATGTCGTAGGCGACCCGGTTCACGCCCGGCACCTCGTTGATGATCCGGCTGGCCATGCGCTCGAGGAGGTCGTACGGCAGCCGGGCCCAGTCGGCGGTCATGGCGTCCTCGCTGGTGACCGCCCGCACGATGATCGGGTGGGCGTACGTGCGCTCGTCTCCCATCACGCCGACCGAGCGGATGTCGGGCAGCACGGCGAAGGCCTGCCAAACCTCACGGTCGAGCCCGGCCCGCCGGATCTCCTCGCGCACGATGGCATCGGCCCGGCGCAGCGTCGCCAGCTTGTCCCTGGTGACGGCCCCGATGATCCGCACCGCCAGCCCGGGACCCGGGAACGGCTGGCGCCACACGATCTCCTCGGGCAGGCCCAGCTCCTCCCCCACCCGCCGGACCTCGTCCTTGAAGAGGGCACGCAACGGCTCGACCAGCTCGAAGTCCATGTCCTCCGGCAGGCCCCCCACGTTGTGGTGGCTCTTGATCCTGGCTGCGTCCTTGGTGCCCGACTCGATCACGTCGGGATAGAGGGTCCCCTGCACCAGGAAGCGGGCCTCGCCGATCGAGCCGGCGGCGTCCTCGAACACGCGGATGAACAGCTCGCCGATGGCCTTGCGCTTCTCCTCGGGGTCGGTCACCCCGTCGAGGGCGTCGAGGAAGCGGTCGGAGGCCTCGACGTGGAGCAGCGTGATGCCCTGGTGCCGGGTGAAGGACTCGACGACCTGCTCGGCCTCGCCTTCCCGCAGCAGCCCGTGGTCGACGAACACGCACGTCAGCTGGTCGCCGATCGCCTTGTGGACCAGCGCGGCGGCGACGGCCGAGTCGACCCCGCCGGAGAGGCCGCAGATCACCTCGGCCCCGCCCACCTGGGCCCGGATGACCTCGACCGACGTCTCGATGATCGAGGTCATCGTCCACGTGGGCCGGCACCCGCAGGCCCGGTAGAGGAACCGCTTGAGGAGCTCCTGGCCGTGGGGCGTGTGGACCACCTCCGGGTGGAACTGCACCCCGTAGAGGCCACGGTCGGGCGCCTCGAAGGCGGCCGCCGGCGTGGAGGCGGTGGCCGCGGTGATCCGTGCGCCGTCGGGCGCGCGCACGATCGAGTCGAAGTGGCTCATCCACACCGGCTGCTCGACCGGCTGGTCGGCGAGCAGCACGCCCCCCGACACGACCCGCAGCCCCGTTCGCCCGTACTCGCCCTGCCCCGTCTCGGCCACCTCGCCGCCCAGGTCGCGGGCCAGGAGCTGGGCGCCGTAGCAGATGCCGAGGATCGGGACCCCGGCGGCGTAGATGGCCGGGTCGAGACCGGGTGCACCCTCGACGTTCACGCTGGCGGGCCCACCCGAGAGGATCACCCCGGCCGGCTGCCGCTCGACGAGCTCGGCCGCGGTGATGGAGTGCGGCACGATCTCCGAGTAGACGTGCGCCTCCCGGACCCGCCGGGCGATCAGCTGTGCGTACTGGGCGCCGAAGTCGACCACGAGCACCGTGTCGAAGGCCGCCTCCAGCGTGGGGTCGAAGGGGCCGTCAGCGGTCGGCAGGGCGGTCACGGGGGGTCGGTGGGATCGGGCGGGCTCAGTGGCCCATGCCCACGCGCTGGGCCTTCTGGAGCGCCTTGCCCTCGGTCTGCAGCGCGGGTGCCACCATCACCTCGGCCTTCTGGAAGTCCTTCACCGAGTCGTAGCCGCAGGTGGCCATGGAGGTGCGCAGGGCGCCGAACAGGTTCATGCGGCCGTCGTTCTCGTGGGCCGGGCCGACGAGGATCTCGGCCATGGTGCCTCGCGTGCCGACGTTGACCCGGGCCCCGCGGGGCAGCGTGGGGTGGAACGTGGCCATGCCCCAGTGGTAGCCCCGACCCGGCGCCTCGGCCGCGGCCGCCAGGGGTGACCCCAGCATCACCGCGTCGGCCCCGCAGACGATGGCCTTCGCGATGTCGCCGCCGGTGCCCATGCCGCCATCGGCGATGACGTGCACGTACACGCCCGTCTCGTCGAGGTGGCGCATGCGGGCGGCCCGGGCGTCGGCGATGGCCGTGGCCTGCGGCACCCCGATGCCGAGGACGCCGCGGGTCGTGCAGGCGTGGCCGGGGCCGACGCCGACCAGCACGCCCACCGCGCCGGTGCGCATGAGGTGCAGCGCCGCCTGGTAGCTGGCGCAGCCACCGACGATCACCGGGATGTCGAGCTCGCGGATGAAGCGCTTGAGGTTGAGGGGCTCCACGGTCTTCGACACGTGCTCGGCCGAGACGACGGTGCCCTGGATCACCAGCAGGTCGAGCTCGGCGTCGAGGATCGCCTTCGAGAACCGCTCGGTGCGCTGCGGGGTGACCGACGCGCAGGCCACCATGCCCGCCTCGCGGATCTGGCGGATCCGCAGCCCGATCAGCTCCTCGTGGATCGGCTCCTGGTAGATCTCCTGCATCCGCTGGGTGGCCTTCTCGGCCGTGAGCTCGGAGATCTCCTCGAGCAGGGCGTCGGGGTCCTCGTAGCGGGTCCACAGGCCCTCGAGGTTCAGCACGCCCAC
Coding sequences within it:
- a CDS encoding dienelactone hydrolase family protein, translated to MAPHDDLADFQRGSFTWQGATRTVFRRGEGPGVVVMHEMPGITPAVAGFGRRVADAGFTAVLPCLFGEPGKPMSPTYGARQLAWGCVSREFTTWATGRTSPIVAWCRALARQVHAECGGPGVGALGMCFTGGFALAMMVDDGVVAPVLSQPSLPFAVGPGRSADLGLSPADEARVRERAEAGCDVLGLRFTHDRFVPAARFASLRRLLGERFLSVEIDSSPGNPWGLSGASHSVLTEHLVDEPGHPTAEALHQVLEFFRERLEPTAG
- a CDS encoding C40 family peptidase; protein product: MTDPRRHRHRVPAPIRVLLLALLAVLPVVALVPPAAADSIAEKRAEAQRVADELEQLQDRVSVLAEQHHQAQSRLDELERQVADNQVALERTTQQEDQARLRLQDWAVRAYVNVDADSGLVSILSSDGSDLGQRVGYVDAALRRDRRVIDDLRAAEEDARVSRDALATARDEAAAVESEMEGQTAEADAAVDQQTQLLARVQGELATLVAEEQQRRADEEARRARAEAQAAAARAVPPAVPSRPSSGGGGGGGGGAARPTPQPLAPLPPVNGRVGEVIAAAQSQLGVPYRYAGTSPSEGFDCSGLVVWAYRQIGVSLPRSSFAQWDALPAVPIDQLQPGDLVFFYPDVHHVGLYVGNGQMIHAPHTGDVVKYASVWRDNLTGARRPIG
- the zapE gene encoding cell division protein ZapE, which gives rise to MTRPHPVRLVDRRPALAADLVVARCVPPHRFADVRFDTYRPNPGHPSQAEALAAVRAVASRLETGADGPGGGLGGRGRGRFRRRRAGAESPGEAPGRYLDGGFGVGKTHLLAALWHESPRPSAYLTFAELAAVIGFLGMEAAVEAFAGCRLLCIDEFELDDVANTLMTVTFLRAVVGAGTLVVTTSNSLPDRLGEGRFHADDFRREIAAIASHFEVIRIDGPDYRAGQRVVTELCAPGELDSLAEGWRAAGSTVAEDRFDELLAHLRVVHPVQVGALLDGLDAVAVHGVHPIANQGDALLVVHLVDELYDAGLTVGLSGCRVDQLFPDTYRHGGYRVKYGRCESRLSALLAEAATAAAG
- a CDS encoding zinc-ribbon domain-containing protein; translation: MSEVTSFCSSCGRPVTPGAHFCTGCGAPVGPGDPAAGPPTGPPPGPPGPTAPPPPPPPPPGPAAPLPYPPPAEGPKRRRTTLALVLSGVGVLAVVALVVGVLVLAGGDEAGGEVFLEAAATSGPDPFTDSTAALPTDMTAPTVPSTTSTASTSTASTSTTARGATTVTAVAGDQVGLYGGSLNQATCDVERQITYLQQNRDKAAAFAQVLGIPVGDIPGYLRSLTPMVLTRDTRVTNHGFSNGRATARQAVLQAGTAVLVDVYGVPRVKCGCGNPLTPPVPTSGRPRYRGNPWPGFSPTRITVITQVNVQINIFVIVDVISGGGINRPPGWPPDRDDPIPGEEICIEYPTFPGCEEGPPPEGTVPPTVTVPEEPTLGSGDVQVTLRWSSTADLDLAVTDPTGARISYEATSSPSGGQLDVDANGACAGDPPVENVFWPPGQAPLGEYLLEVHYYGECAGEGPQSFTLAFVSNGGLAPIVPAALHAGSGEPEIVLVATDVEATAGGALRQEYSGSLPPGGTILFKANHPAAPPPGGEQPPTPPAPVLPTPQPPVEPPPQPPTEPPPGSTAADCAPTGVQASAGTWPGGTDLGLPATVTWQAPSGCEVQSYTVTALQGGSATGSKSVAAGTTQTTFTVWGNNPAASWTFQVVAVVGGATSPAATSNELSLDCSPYGSGEPGPEQMAYTLCMHDPTADDPVGGGGVAPQP
- a CDS encoding AMP-binding protein, with the translated sequence MIGRAVARARLALQRDHTLGTILERLAHIHGSGALAEEDGTGLRLTYAQAAKRVDRWAGGIRAEVDPGDRVVIHTRNGYELLLLCLAAARAGALPVPVNTQMRPDEVRHVVSDAGARLVVESVHQVDGAQPLGRAEPVPPAQVAALFYTSGTTGRPKGAELTHQALVGQLATGALWPADLRRDEAVVALPVPHIMGFVTLLGLATAGIPAYVLPKFRPDVVLDAIETRRCTMFIGVPAMYRMLLEAGAEQRDLSSVRLWASGADVMPPELARRFQRMGALVTLPLVHRSVGQAVFMEGYGMVELAGGAAAKLSLPFLALIPGDALGMALPRYRMKVVDDHGHEVVPGQVGELWVKGPGVLRGYHNDPEATAAVVTPEGWLRTGDLARKGPFGTVLFAGRKKDVIKHGGYSVYAIEVEAALEEHPDVLEAAVVGLPDDRMGEVPVAAVRLAEGSSITPDELVAWARTRLAEYKAPQRVVVVDDLPRTGTSKVQRAEILAHF